Genomic DNA from Setaria italica strain Yugu1 chromosome V, Setaria_italica_v2.0, whole genome shotgun sequence:
CTTCTAAATATTGGATTTTTAATTCTCTTGGATCTCAAATGATGTGCAGGTTggacttgaaattttgtatggCATCATATCATAACATCATCTATAGATggttattttttatataaaaagatAGACCTTGTAAATATGATTTTTGATGGAGTTCTCTCCCCAACTCGTATAGAACTGCATAGCACAAAAGATGGTGAATGTAATGGTGGGACTTTGGAAGGGTAAAAAAGTGACCCATATGTACTATTTCCTCGGTCTAAAATTACAAAGCATGTTTTGTTTTATTATGACAAAAATACGATTATAAGTAAAAAAATTTAATACAAACAAATTTAGTAAACATCAATTTTGTATCACAAAAATTACGTGTTGTTTCAGTTCAGTTAGTCGAATTATGTCTATCTAATGTATAACAAGTACGCAGCTAGATTTACATTGTAAAAATGTTTCACACTATTGTAGCTATAAACGATAATTGTTTGAGGAAAAATCAAGTTCTAGTTTCGAACAGCGAATCAAAATAAAAACTGTCTTCTTGAACGTAGATAATATCTCAAAACTAagcaaaaataaattaatgtgTTACACAAACCATATGGTTAGCGTGCTTTACTGCTTTGTATTCATATTAGTTGAGATCTCTGACGATCCCCCTCCTTTGGACCACGATGAACTAATGCCATTGCCATCAAAGTTCATTTTCTTAGTTGAGATGTAAGGATCAGTCAGTTTATTTTCTTACTATCACTTTTCTTGCTTTAAAATCCcgaaattagttcattttgaTGTGTTTTCAGTCGACTCGATGACCCGAAGAAAAGAAAGCTTCCCCCTAGCTGGATTATTATCCAACTCAAGAAGCTACAGTAAGCCCCGTGAAGCATGTGCGCACGCGCATAATCTGCACATAATATGATGCCTATATATATTTCGCCTCTGCGCATAATCTCCACTCCACAACCAGCAGCATGACCACCGGCAAAACCAACCAACCTGCCGGCGCCATCGGCCCGGAGCCGTTCATGAAGAGCGCCGAGGCCGTGCCGGTGATCCCCGTCGTCGGCCTGACCACCGACCCCAAGCTGTGGGTGTGCTTCTACCAGGGCACGTGGGTGCTGGCGACCCTCGTCCCGGGGATCGTCTCCATCCAGAGAAACTTCGCGCCCCGCCGCGGCGACGTCGTCCTCGCGAGCATCCCCAAGTCCGGCACCACGTGGCTCAAGGCCCTGGCGTTCGCCACCATGGCGCGCGCCGCGCACCCGCCGGCCGATAACCCCGGGCACCCGCTGCTCCGCCTCAACCCGCACCAGTGCGTCCCCTACATGGAGAGGAtgttcgccgccggcgacgaggccgtCATGGATACCCTGCCGTCGCCGAGGCTCATGTCCACGCACCTGCACCACTCCATTCTCCCCACCTCCATCACCAACAACCCCGACTGCAAAATCATCTACATTTGCAGGTAATAATAGAGCTAAATTAAACTacgaaaagaaaaatgataaacATAATAGATCATAACAATTAACTGAACGTCATTGGGCAGGGATCCCAAGGACATGCTTGTTTCGTTCTGGCACTTCGTCAGAAGGGTCAACGCCGACATCTCCTTCTCCGACGTGTTCGAGGCCGCCTGCAACGGCACGTCGGTGAGCGGGCCCATCTGGGACCATCTCCTAGGGTACTGGAACGCGAGCAAGGCGAGCCCGGAGACGGTGCTGTTCCTAAGGTACGAGGAGATGCTGCGCGACCCCGCCGGGAACGCCAGGAAGCTGGCGCGGTTCGTCGGGCAGCCGTTCTCGCCGgctgaggaggaggcgggggtcgTCGACCAGATCGTGAGGCTCTGCAGCATCGACAAGCTGAAGAGCGTCGAGGTCAACAAGGGAGGCTCGGGCACCGCCGGCACCCACTTCGCCAACGACTGGTACTTCAGGAAGGGAGGGGCGGGGGACTGGGCCAACCACATGACGCCGGACATGGCGCGCCGCCTGGACGCCATTGTCGAGGAGAAGCTCAGCGGATCGGGCCTCTCGTTCGCGCGTGATTGATGGATTCAATACTGTGATGAATAAGAAATATTGCCGCAAGCAGAGGCATGCATGATTTCTCTCATCAGCTAGCTCGCTGTCTTGAAGACAGAGATGACACGTTCAGTTTTCTTCTCTGTCATCATGGTTGTATGGTGCTCATAGCATAtgcctgcaaggctgcaaccaTGTACTGCAATAAGGATGGCCTGATGGTCCCTAAGAGGCTGATGCCGAAATTCTATTATCTAAAAATCGAAAGTTTATTGTACGTTTTCTTTGGATAAATGAAGCTTTTATTGATAAGAAAGACTACTGCATTATCTTAAAAACCGTACAACTGTTAATGCACTGTTGAATGGTTGTTCAATTATATTTGATGCCAATAATGCAAACCTATATTTCTTTTCCCCACCTCATAAAAGGGCAAAGTAATTATACTTCTTCAAGGCGACACTCGACCCTGGACATTGAAGTTAGCTCAGGGAATTGGCTTGACGATATGTGTTCGCTAGCTGGTCCTCTGTCAGGGAGCTCAGGACGGAAAGCCGGATTAGCTGAGGTGGCTGACATAGGGGTAGGTGTTGTGGTGTCGGAACAAAGACGAGTGGAAATGGGGATGGCCAGCTTTGAAGACATCGTGCTGgagaagattaaaaaaaatttggattGGCTGAAAGAAGAAAGGATGTCGAACAAACCAGATCCATATGCCAAAAAACATGAAGAAAAAAAGCACCTCCCTTTATTTCGAACTAAAACACAACTGTGCATTATGTTACCTTTTTCAATAGGCAATTAAATTTAATTTTGGTATTTGGAATTCTAGTGATTGATCATATATATTACTGGGCGCCAATTTGTTATCGCTTAAATACTTAATGAGCATGGTTCGCGATGCTTTATTTGATATATATGAAATTTGTTTTCTCAACATTTTCCATCACCATTTTAAAAATGATGACTTTTTTAGTTTATTGCATTACACATTGTACTGATATGGTTTGTAAATGCTTCCACAATGCATGTAGTGTGGATCTTATCCTAGCATTATTGATTGAAGGTTTTTTGTTTGACATATATCCATATTAACCCTCACACATGGGACACTAAAAACAGAGACTAATTATAAACATTCTCACATAAAAGAAAATATCAAACTACAAATTTGGTGGACTCAATATGTGGACATTTTACTAAGTTCTATATATTATCCATgcatgatgaggacatcgccatgCTGGACACTCACGAGTtatggtcttccccaagttacaagTCGCCACCAACTAGGTCGTCGCGTTCGTTTCGGATTCAGCTAACACCCCTGCACggtttcggccatatctccttcatacgacatcgaaatgaggcgttctttgatgcgttggaacggGGACGACGATGCCATTCTTTTGGTTCtagtcctagctccagaaggtgtcgggccttaagcccaatTTGTGGGCGCCCCCTTCATGGTCGCCCCCAACCTTAGTTCACCCCTTTTtaatataaactcagtagccgccGCCTTAGAAACTGGggtttgtttagttctagttttcctttgagaagagattgattcgttgtaactgtggcgacaagtccttttacagtgattcAGGACccatgttcttgttctcctcgactgtgtcgattaatcctttcgaattgagggcttgaacccttctttacttcattcatatttgcaatatcagattgcatgtttatactttcttgcttgtgtccttcgattcgcttgcaggaaaagccttctcggcgaggtcaatcaagttgtgcttggttgataaccaacggagcagcggtgtagcggttgcaaTGATTCGAAttgtgtctgattagaagccggATCGTCAAcatcgagtctccaccaatcgaatttatcactacctttcggaagatcgggccaATGCTACATCAATgtattttataaaaataaagctagcatatatatagagagagagagagggagagtatACTCCGTGGCCGGCTATAGAATAGTTTATTCTATAGCCGGGCCATCTAACCAGCCACCCATCACAACTAATATATAGTAAATCGATTATGGTATGATCATAACTGGTTCCTCGGACATCATGACTCTAAATTATAGTAACATCTCAGTCCTAATTTATCATCTCAAACCAATAAACCAGTAGATATATGAGAAATTGACTGTCACATACATGTCAACAAGTCATATTTAGCTGAAAAGCCTAAATAGTCAGGCTCGTTGGTTAATACCATAAGTACCAGAGGAAATTCCCAAACAGGACAAAACTTGTATTAAAACCCATTTAATGTGGTTGACCAAGTATGatagaaaatttttaaaaaaagttgtaCTAAAACCCATTTAATATCGTTGACTTAGAATGATCGAAAATCCCCAAACTTGCAATAGTGCATCGAGTCTAACACATTTCTTATTTGCCGATGCCTCACTTATTCTTATGAAAGCTGATGTGAGTGCCAATCATCTGAGGAACTCTTGATCGATATGAAGAATTTGTTCAGATCAAGTGATAAATAAAGAGAAGTCTCAGTCATGTTCATCAGTAAGAATGCCTCGGAAGCCTCCAAACATGCATTTTTAGCACTGAAGCCAAGAATGAGAAGTATCTCGTACTCTCCGTGTATACTGATCGCTCAAAGGCGGCCTTTGCTcacataaaggaaaataatatggagaagaatacAAGGTTGGGAAAAACCAACGAACTCATCAGCTTTCAGTAGGCAAAGAAATCCTCATTAGAGCAGAGCACAAGCAAATCACGCTGCTGCTGTGTCCTGCTGAACTAGACTTTTACATCACTCGGCAGCCATCGAAAGCACCAGTGGTCTAGTGGTAGAATAGTACCCTGCCACGGTACAGACCCGGGTTCGATTCCCGGCTGGTGCagtcactcttttttttttctgctctTTCCGCTCTTCGTATTGTGTGTCATGCCAGTGAGCACCGAGGGCTGAGGCACAGGCACACGCGTTCATGCATAAAACACACCAAGACTTATCTCAGAGACAAGTGATATCGAGGCatacgatttttttttttttttttttgcgaaggaGGCACACGACTCCATCATGATTAAATGGAAATACATCGATCTGCTGATGTATTCAGAGGCTCATATTTACACGACCATTTCGTCCCCCAAATGAAGTAATCGCAAGACGCAAGCTCTCCCGGTTATCCTGAACGATCAGCCTTCGTTCAGTTCTGAACTTGCAGCGACCAAGTGACACCGGTGGCACGCTCTTCACTCTTCAGTCTCCA
This window encodes:
- the LOC101768148 gene encoding cytosolic sulfotransferase 5, yielding MTTGKTNQPAGAIGPEPFMKSAEAVPVIPVVGLTTDPKLWVCFYQGTWVLATLVPGIVSIQRNFAPRRGDVVLASIPKSGTTWLKALAFATMARAAHPPADNPGHPLLRLNPHQCVPYMERMFAAGDEAVMDTLPSPRLMSTHLHHSILPTSITNNPDCKIIYICRDPKDMLVSFWHFVRRVNADISFSDVFEAACNGTSVSGPIWDHLLGYWNASKASPETVLFLRYEEMLRDPAGNARKLARFVGQPFSPAEEEAGVVDQIVRLCSIDKLKSVEVNKGGSGTAGTHFANDWYFRKGGAGDWANHMTPDMARRLDAIVEEKLSGSGLSFARD